The Allorhodopirellula heiligendammensis genome includes a window with the following:
- a CDS encoding cytochrome c oxidase subunit 3 gives MATTDTLSPESEAHDDHGHDHDHPAWLAHHFDTPEQQFDSGKLGIWLFLTTEILFFSGMFCAYAMFRMLRPEIFEGSSQFLDTKLGAINTGVLLFSSLTMAWAVRCAQTEEHKKLVVMIASTLSCAMVFLGVKTIEYSHKWGMGLLPPGTYFYDESNPHPTAEQLVSQHGFTENTAYFLTHSLYFLCAPFLLVLIGVVIWAIIAKVKKNEFQFACAKPLVVVCLSFFGGVGLGMILTGSEEHGSGEHIAAAHEGAEHSHIEHGATAADEHDNAVDVAATYTEPTTFDASRDDAAVELLAESDLNTGAQAMLAAKEQQATLASGKVVAPDAKVDMGIHRIERSVETKRQAGVFFGIYYCMTGVHAIHILGGIGVLVWLLVRAIRKDFNRQYFGPVDYIGLYWHLVDLIWIYLFPLLYLIR, from the coding sequence ATGGCAACCACTGACACACTATCTCCTGAATCCGAAGCACACGACGACCATGGGCACGACCATGATCATCCCGCTTGGCTGGCCCACCATTTCGATACTCCTGAACAGCAGTTCGATAGCGGCAAGCTAGGCATTTGGTTGTTCCTGACAACCGAAATCCTCTTCTTCAGTGGGATGTTCTGTGCGTACGCGATGTTTCGCATGCTCCGCCCCGAGATCTTTGAAGGCTCGAGCCAGTTTCTCGATACAAAGCTCGGTGCGATCAACACGGGTGTGCTGCTATTCAGTTCCCTGACGATGGCCTGGGCGGTTCGTTGTGCCCAGACCGAAGAGCACAAGAAATTAGTTGTCATGATCGCCAGCACACTGTCGTGTGCGATGGTCTTCCTCGGTGTCAAGACGATCGAGTATTCGCACAAATGGGGTATGGGACTGCTTCCTCCGGGAACGTACTTTTATGACGAAAGCAATCCGCACCCAACAGCCGAACAACTGGTTTCTCAGCACGGATTCACTGAGAACACAGCGTATTTCCTCACCCACAGCTTGTACTTTCTGTGCGCTCCGTTCCTGCTGGTTTTAATCGGTGTCGTGATTTGGGCGATCATTGCCAAGGTGAAGAAAAACGAGTTTCAGTTTGCCTGCGCAAAACCCTTGGTCGTTGTCTGCCTGAGCTTTTTCGGTGGCGTCGGACTGGGCATGATTCTCACCGGCAGTGAAGAGCACGGCAGTGGCGAGCACATCGCAGCGGCACATGAGGGTGCTGAGCACAGTCACATCGAGCATGGGGCGACCGCTGCAGATGAACACGATAACGCGGTCGACGTTGCGGCGACCTACACGGAACCCACGACCTTCGACGCCAGTCGTGATGATGCGGCCGTGGAACTGCTCGCGGAGAGTGATCTCAACACGGGAGCCCAGGCGATGCTCGCTGCCAAGGAGCAGCAAGCCACACTAGCTTCAGGTAAAGTTGTTGCTCCTGACGCGAAAGTCGATATGGGTATCCATCGGATCGAGCGGAGCGTCGAAACGAAACGCCAAGCCGGCGTGTTCTTTGGCATCTACTACTGCATGACCGGCGTCCACGCGATCCACATCCTGGGCGGTATTGGCGTGCTGGTGTGGTTGCTCGTCCGCGCGATCCGCAAAGACTTCAATCGCCAATACTTTGGTCCTGTCGATTATATCGGTTTGTATTGGCACTTGGTCGACTTAATTTGGATCTACCTGTTCCCGCTGCTGTATCTCATTCGCTGA
- a CDS encoding cytochrome C oxidase subunit IV family protein has protein sequence MAAHGHSDDGTDFAHPLPVWALLTVFFALVFLTILTVAQANLDLGTFDIAIVMAIATVKAALVGAFFMHLAFDKPFNIMVFLSSFVFVGLFVIITLSDSKMTSPSFEPIYDQPATGELER, from the coding sequence ATGGCTGCTCACGGACATTCCGACGACGGAACCGATTTTGCTCACCCCTTGCCCGTATGGGCGTTGCTGACGGTATTTTTCGCGTTGGTGTTCCTGACCATTCTGACCGTCGCGCAGGCTAATCTCGATCTCGGTACCTTCGACATCGCCATCGTGATGGCGATCGCGACGGTCAAAGCGGCCCTGGTGGGTGCGTTCTTCATGCACCTGGCATTCGACAAGCCATTCAACATCATGGTATTCCTTTCGTCATTCGTTTTTGTGGGCCTGTTCGTGATCATCACGCTCAGCGACAGCAAGATGACCTCGCCTTCGTTTGAGCCGATCTACGACCAACCTGCCACTGGCGAACTCGAACGCTAG
- the lysS gene encoding lysine--tRNA ligase: MANPISQTSDSTASDLTDPHAARRHKLEEIIRRGIDPYGQRFDDRQLVKECRDRISEIRFVTPSGESLELPDVESPDVDYRQWKTDHGPGEEIGPKVRVAGRIMLSRPTGKLIFINLRDWTGDIQIFVGKKQVGDENFELAKLFDLGDLIGVEGRLGRTNTGELTVFAEELFLLTKMLEVPPEKHAGMTNADLRQRMRYADLAFNDGVMQTFLDRTKIIKSVRSTLDDRGFCEVEGPTLHTIPGGAAARPFETHHNALDMGLTMRIALELHLKRLMVGGMERVYEMGRVYRNEGLSPRHNPEFTMIEIYQAYGDYESMMELTERIVCDAIDKIGGGYEREFNGQKIDFTPPFQRATYAELFEKATGVKPSDEAAVMELAARLKIETADKHPDVVRNEIFEEKVEDSLHGPIFVIDYPASICPLTKRKRDNPEIAERFEMFICGMELANAYTELNDPDLQEELFKTQLAGLDEEDSMAKMDHDFVRALRYAMPPAGGLGIGIDRLVMVLTNSKSIRDVILFPILRPE; the protein is encoded by the coding sequence GTGGCCAATCCAATCTCCCAGACTTCCGATAGCACTGCGTCCGATTTGACCGATCCTCATGCGGCGCGGCGACATAAACTCGAGGAGATCATTCGCCGGGGGATTGATCCGTACGGCCAGCGATTCGACGACCGGCAACTCGTCAAGGAATGCCGTGATCGGATCAGCGAAATTCGCTTTGTTACGCCGTCGGGCGAGTCGCTCGAACTGCCGGATGTTGAGAGTCCCGACGTGGATTACCGTCAGTGGAAGACCGACCACGGCCCCGGGGAAGAAATCGGTCCCAAGGTCCGCGTCGCTGGCCGCATCATGCTTTCCCGGCCTACGGGCAAGCTGATTTTTATCAATTTGCGTGATTGGACTGGAGATATCCAGATCTTCGTCGGCAAAAAACAGGTCGGTGACGAGAACTTCGAGTTGGCAAAACTCTTCGATCTGGGTGACCTGATCGGGGTCGAAGGCCGGCTGGGGAGAACGAACACCGGCGAGCTGACCGTGTTCGCTGAGGAGCTATTTTTGCTCACCAAAATGCTCGAGGTGCCACCGGAAAAGCATGCTGGCATGACCAACGCCGACCTACGACAGCGTATGCGATACGCCGATCTCGCGTTCAATGACGGGGTGATGCAGACGTTCTTGGACCGGACCAAGATCATTAAAAGCGTGCGGTCGACCCTCGATGATCGTGGCTTTTGCGAGGTCGAAGGGCCAACCCTGCACACGATCCCCGGTGGTGCGGCCGCCCGTCCCTTTGAGACGCATCATAATGCCCTCGACATGGGTCTGACGATGCGGATTGCACTTGAACTGCACCTCAAGCGATTGATGGTCGGTGGGATGGAACGCGTCTACGAAATGGGCCGGGTTTATCGCAACGAGGGACTATCGCCACGCCACAATCCCGAGTTCACCATGATCGAAATCTACCAAGCCTACGGTGATTACGAGTCGATGATGGAGCTGACTGAGCGGATCGTGTGTGATGCGATCGACAAGATTGGCGGTGGATATGAGCGTGAATTCAACGGTCAGAAGATTGACTTCACGCCCCCGTTCCAGCGTGCCACCTACGCGGAGCTTTTTGAAAAAGCAACCGGCGTCAAGCCGTCCGATGAAGCTGCAGTGATGGAACTAGCGGCGCGTCTGAAGATTGAAACCGCAGACAAGCACCCCGATGTCGTTCGCAATGAAATCTTCGAAGAGAAGGTGGAGGACTCGTTGCACGGTCCCATTTTCGTCATTGACTATCCGGCGAGCATCTGTCCGTTGACAAAACGCAAACGCGACAATCCTGAAATTGCCGAACGCTTTGAGATGTTCATCTGTGGGATGGAGCTGGCAAACGCCTACACGGAATTAAATGATCCCGACCTTCAGGAGGAGCTATTCAAAACCCAGCTTGCCGGGCTCGATGAAGAAGACTCGATGGCCAAGATGGACCACGATTTTGTTCGCGCTTTACGCTACGCGATGCCGCCGGCGGGTGGTTTAGGGATCGGTATCGATCGGCTCGTGATGGTACTCACTAACAGCAAATCGATTCGGGACGTCATCCTGTTCCCCATCTTGCGACCCGAGTGA
- a CDS encoding T6SS immunity protein Tdi1 domain-containing protein, with protein MNPSDYLLPLPAIDWHSALAEWRWLLPPDCSPRHVTSFGDVFLVSGIDLGLLDLENGTFYRYCDIQTAIADALADDADADVLLYTKLAGELAAIGCDLTAGRCYHFKIPTILGGEFVVSNIATNTIDERIRFCGDFHRQIKDLPDGASVRLKFTDG; from the coding sequence ATGAACCCATCCGATTACTTGCTGCCACTTCCTGCAATCGACTGGCATTCCGCGCTCGCAGAATGGCGCTGGCTACTTCCGCCTGATTGCTCGCCTCGTCACGTGACTTCCTTCGGTGATGTTTTCCTCGTTAGCGGGATCGACCTTGGTCTACTGGATCTTGAAAATGGCACATTTTATCGGTACTGCGATATCCAAACGGCAATCGCAGATGCCCTCGCGGATGACGCCGACGCCGACGTGCTTCTTTACACGAAACTCGCGGGCGAGCTTGCAGCTATCGGGTGTGATCTCACAGCGGGGCGCTGTTATCACTTCAAAATTCCCACGATACTCGGTGGTGAATTTGTCGTTTCAAACATCGCTACGAACACAATCGACGAGCGGATACGGTTTTGCGGCGACTTTCATCGACAAATCAAAGACTTGCCTGATGGTGCATCGGTACGATTGAAGTTCACCGACGGCTAA
- a CDS encoding transposase: protein MALGKRRREQQGEFWISTEKLCNAPRNAFYDRLNQLLNEIRFDEKLEKAAKPYYEETGRKGLAPGIYFRMIFIGYFEDISSQRGIAWRCADSRSLSKLLGYSPDEPTPDHSTLSLTRDRLPMEIHNLAFELILKATADHGLLAGKTLGVDATDLEANASLKSIVRKDNGDDWQAYLRKLYAEETGKTNPTDEELRRFDKGRKSKKKVSNEHWESATDPDSRIGKMKDGRFHLKYKAENAVDLKTNVIVSAEVYHGDRGDTSTIEDTVNAAKVNLKKAGTDLEVEEVVADKGYHSEQALDDLQNKCNARTYIPEPERKGHRTWTDKTPEREGSYRRNRRNTKGNRGRKLQRLRSERVERTFAHLCDTGGARRTWLRGLEKVQKRYMSAAIAHNLGQVMRKLTGAGKPRYLAVLAERAFSRFGVFWAGWAPTVRLLKPWTHPICIHTEFKNAIAA from the coding sequence ATGGCACTGGGAAAACGACGGCGAGAGCAGCAAGGCGAATTTTGGATATCGACCGAGAAGCTATGCAACGCGCCGCGAAACGCATTCTACGATCGCTTGAATCAACTTTTGAATGAAATCAGGTTTGACGAAAAGCTGGAAAAGGCTGCCAAACCCTACTACGAGGAAACTGGACGCAAGGGCCTCGCGCCCGGCATCTACTTCCGAATGATCTTCATTGGTTACTTTGAAGACATTTCTTCTCAGCGCGGGATCGCTTGGCGATGCGCTGACAGCCGATCGCTATCAAAGTTACTTGGCTATTCACCCGACGAGCCCACGCCGGACCACAGCACGTTGTCGCTCACTCGCGATCGACTCCCGATGGAGATTCACAATCTCGCTTTCGAATTGATACTCAAGGCGACTGCTGATCACGGACTGTTGGCCGGCAAGACGCTGGGCGTCGACGCGACTGATTTAGAAGCCAACGCATCACTCAAAAGCATTGTCCGAAAAGACAATGGTGATGACTGGCAGGCGTACCTCCGGAAGCTGTACGCCGAAGAGACCGGGAAGACGAATCCTACGGACGAAGAACTGCGGCGATTTGATAAGGGACGCAAGTCGAAGAAGAAGGTCAGCAACGAGCATTGGGAAAGCGCAACCGATCCAGATTCCCGCATTGGGAAGATGAAAGACGGGCGTTTTCACCTGAAATACAAGGCCGAGAACGCGGTCGACTTGAAAACAAATGTGATCGTTTCAGCCGAGGTTTACCACGGTGATCGAGGCGACACGAGCACGATCGAGGATACGGTGAATGCGGCAAAAGTGAACTTGAAGAAAGCTGGTACGGACCTGGAAGTGGAAGAAGTGGTTGCCGATAAAGGCTATCACAGCGAACAGGCACTGGATGACCTTCAGAACAAATGCAACGCGCGGACTTACATTCCTGAACCGGAGCGAAAAGGTCATCGAACTTGGACCGATAAGACTCCTGAACGCGAAGGATCGTACCGACGCAATCGTCGAAATACCAAAGGCAATCGTGGCCGCAAACTACAGCGTCTTCGCAGTGAGCGAGTCGAACGCACGTTCGCTCACTTATGTGATACCGGCGGTGCTCGTCGGACATGGCTTCGCGGCCTCGAGAAGGTGCAGAAGCGATACATGAGCGCAGCGATAGCACACAACTTGGGACAGGTCATGCGCAAACTGACCGGTGCGGGTAAACCAAGGTACTTGGCGGTGCTCGCCGAGCGAGCTTTCTCGCGGTTTGGCGTGTTTTGGGCAGGCTGGGCGCCTACTGTGCGGCTCTTGAAGCCATGGACGCATCCAATTTGCATCCATACCGAATTTAAGAACGCGATCGCCGCGTGA
- a CDS encoding ISL3 family transposase has protein sequence MSTSLLYHSFGIRGYRQTRIEPTGGVTRFHVHPNEKSICCSSCQSSNVIKRGVTQREFRCSPIGLKQTVIVATLPRLQCRDCGVVRQIKVGFADARRSYTKNWANYALQLTRSMTIKDVADLLGVTWDVIKEIKKDDLRRRFANPSLKDVRRIAIDEICIGKGHRYVTLVMNLDSGAIIFVGDGKSAESLVPFWKRLGRRRHRIEAVAMDMSSAYISAVRGNLPKADIVFDRFHVVKLMNEKLTTLRRQLYQEATADEKSVLKGSRWLLLKNPENLSEDRDEEAHLAAALKLNEPLAKGYYLKEELRLFWGHTFRWPAQLFLRSWCRRATATGLSPLKTMAKTLTRLEEGLLSYFKHRISSGPMEGTNNKIKTLQRQSYGIRDREYFELLLYSLHQKKYALVG, from the coding sequence ATGTCCACCTCCTTGTTGTATCACTCTTTCGGCATTCGTGGCTACCGGCAGACTCGAATCGAGCCCACCGGAGGCGTCACACGGTTCCATGTCCATCCAAATGAGAAGTCGATCTGTTGTTCCTCGTGCCAGAGCAGCAACGTGATCAAACGAGGCGTCACGCAACGTGAATTCAGGTGCTCTCCGATCGGATTGAAGCAGACCGTCATTGTCGCCACTTTGCCACGTCTGCAGTGCCGCGATTGCGGGGTCGTTCGTCAGATCAAGGTCGGCTTTGCCGATGCTCGTCGAAGCTACACCAAGAACTGGGCCAACTACGCATTGCAGCTCACTCGCAGCATGACAATCAAAGACGTTGCCGATCTTCTCGGTGTCACATGGGACGTGATCAAGGAAATCAAAAAAGACGATCTCAGGCGACGATTCGCCAATCCTTCCCTGAAAGATGTTCGCCGAATTGCGATCGACGAGATCTGCATCGGCAAAGGGCATCGCTACGTGACACTGGTAATGAACTTGGATAGTGGAGCGATTATCTTCGTGGGAGACGGGAAATCGGCTGAATCGCTGGTTCCCTTTTGGAAGCGCTTGGGGCGTCGGCGGCATCGAATCGAAGCGGTGGCAATGGACATGTCCTCGGCCTACATCTCGGCGGTGCGCGGGAACCTCCCCAAGGCCGACATCGTCTTTGACCGCTTTCATGTGGTGAAGTTGATGAACGAGAAGCTGACCACGCTGCGTCGACAACTGTACCAAGAGGCGACGGCCGACGAGAAATCGGTGCTCAAGGGGAGCCGCTGGTTGCTGCTGAAGAACCCTGAGAATCTGAGCGAGGATCGGGACGAAGAGGCTCACTTGGCAGCGGCGCTGAAGCTCAATGAACCGCTGGCCAAGGGATACTATCTCAAAGAGGAATTGCGTTTGTTTTGGGGGCACACCTTTCGATGGCCTGCGCAGTTGTTCTTGCGGTCATGGTGCAGGCGAGCGACCGCGACGGGACTCTCACCATTGAAGACGATGGCCAAAACTCTGACGCGGCTTGAGGAAGGGCTATTGAGTTATTTCAAACACCGGATTTCTTCTGGACCGATGGAGGGCACCAATAACAAAATCAAGACGCTCCAACGACAATCCTACGGCATTCGTGATCGCGAATACTTCGAACTACTGCTTTATTCGCTCCATCAGAAAAAGTACGCTTTAGTCGGATGA
- a CDS encoding methyltransferase family protein, translated as MHPRQIVASYFLIQATGTAAWWMLLNAYPPSVKWFQPIDWPSESLLSFWLADFVLIIAGSIIAATGVLRRSCWAGDVVWAVAVVTLYPTLVCLATSMQTGEAWIASAMMVSMAGLSLAMATIHGTVDQSAATIRVTAMNRPAAVLWTLGQTMIFWSVFLWVLPMGIVELERYCGIDGFGHAFQSPASIGLFAMASCLGLWSGITMATHGNGTPLPTATARRLVIAGPYQFVRNPMAVAGILQSLAVGWYLGSYAVMVYSLAGAVFWHVVVRPVEELDLAGRFGDDYRRYCKTVSLWFPRPCLRREG; from the coding sequence ATGCACCCCAGGCAAATCGTCGCGAGCTATTTTCTCATCCAAGCCACCGGCACGGCCGCTTGGTGGATGTTGTTGAATGCGTACCCTCCGAGCGTCAAGTGGTTTCAGCCGATCGATTGGCCGTCGGAATCGCTGTTGTCGTTTTGGCTTGCCGACTTCGTGTTGATCATTGCGGGCTCGATCATCGCGGCGACCGGAGTCTTGCGGCGATCATGTTGGGCAGGCGACGTAGTGTGGGCGGTTGCCGTGGTGACGTTGTATCCGACGCTGGTGTGCCTGGCGACGAGCATGCAAACGGGTGAGGCTTGGATCGCATCGGCGATGATGGTCAGCATGGCGGGGTTGTCGCTGGCGATGGCGACGATTCATGGCACAGTCGATCAATCGGCAGCAACAATTCGCGTGACTGCGATGAATCGACCGGCGGCGGTGCTTTGGACACTGGGACAGACCATGATCTTTTGGAGCGTGTTCCTATGGGTTCTGCCGATGGGGATCGTTGAACTGGAACGCTACTGCGGCATCGACGGGTTCGGGCACGCGTTTCAATCACCCGCTTCGATCGGGCTGTTTGCCATGGCGTCGTGCCTTGGCCTATGGAGTGGCATCACGATGGCGACACACGGCAACGGAACGCCTTTGCCGACCGCAACGGCACGTCGGTTGGTGATCGCGGGACCGTACCAATTCGTGCGAAACCCCATGGCGGTCGCGGGCATCCTGCAAAGCCTCGCGGTCGGTTGGTACCTGGGCAGCTACGCGGTGATGGTCTATTCGCTGGCCGGTGCCGTGTTTTGGCACGTCGTGGTGCGTCCGGTTGAGGAGCTCGACCTCGCTGGACGATTCGGCGACGACTATCGGCGATACTGCAAAACTGTCAGCCTATGGTTTCCGAGACCTTGTTTGAGGAGGGAAGGCTGA
- a CDS encoding ARPP-2 domain-containing protein — MTGLSLSGLAMAPPQVLGGIRLVPLIRQESRNDLRLSRRAHSEDFGFVEVNPKSIHTAYVPHGLVANWTADGGAVFGSQMSQSGKTKDGKSYGQYITARGLKKLGLRKMTRREGRHRLRFMPLHVAMEGLLALHFGGPDIAWTEYSESVMRRGLSPRSEFVVPGEEIAGLEDALRLFEVHDNQVGMLVFVAEALASAFVLPHPDDYASLHHTLLSDFYGELIWHYGLWATETVVSPDPIDVDSINNTADLRREVDRLRERWNGINEMMSPALSERNYHSEQVCRFKPFNLERFITDLDPAKENHIGEAIYADDGTLQYLKTYRMSSTQTRRAYLLSQLADHGWDLEQCAAALGCRKSELVLRLENAGFGYLLHQHVLDGARATEKRILK, encoded by the coding sequence ATGACCGGGCTGAGCCTTTCAGGTCTTGCAATGGCGCCGCCTCAAGTACTCGGTGGCATTCGGTTGGTTCCGCTCATTCGCCAAGAAAGCCGAAATGACCTTCGCTTATCTCGCAGGGCGCATTCCGAAGATTTCGGGTTTGTTGAAGTCAATCCTAAATCGATTCATACTGCCTATGTGCCTCACGGATTGGTGGCGAACTGGACAGCCGATGGTGGTGCGGTCTTCGGATCACAAATGTCGCAGTCGGGAAAAACGAAAGATGGAAAGTCGTATGGCCAGTACATCACCGCTCGTGGTCTTAAGAAGTTGGGATTGCGAAAGATGACGCGTCGTGAGGGCCGTCACCGACTGCGTTTCATGCCGTTGCACGTTGCGATGGAAGGTCTGCTCGCACTGCACTTCGGTGGCCCTGATATTGCTTGGACGGAGTATTCGGAATCGGTTATGCGTCGGGGACTTTCGCCGCGCAGTGAATTCGTGGTACCGGGTGAAGAGATTGCCGGACTCGAGGACGCGCTGCGTTTGTTTGAGGTTCACGATAACCAAGTTGGCATGCTCGTCTTTGTCGCGGAGGCGTTGGCTTCGGCGTTTGTATTGCCTCATCCAGATGACTACGCATCTTTGCACCACACACTGCTCTCTGATTTCTACGGCGAGCTGATCTGGCACTATGGTTTGTGGGCAACCGAGACCGTGGTGTCGCCTGATCCAATTGATGTCGATTCGATCAACAACACAGCAGATCTGCGACGTGAAGTCGATCGGCTACGTGAGCGTTGGAATGGGATCAACGAAATGATGTCGCCTGCTCTGTCGGAACGGAATTACCACAGCGAACAAGTATGTCGGTTCAAGCCATTTAACCTTGAGCGGTTTATCACGGATCTAGATCCAGCTAAAGAGAACCATATCGGCGAGGCAATTTACGCAGACGATGGGACGTTACAATACTTGAAAACCTACCGAATGTCATCGACGCAAACGCGGCGAGCCTACCTGCTGAGCCAATTGGCGGACCATGGCTGGGATCTTGAGCAGTGCGCGGCGGCACTGGGTTGTAGAAAAAGTGAATTGGTCCTGCGGCTTGAAAACGCGGGCTTCGGGTATCTGCTGCATCAACATGTCCTGGACGGAGCGCGTGCTACGGAGAAACGAATATTGAAGTAG
- a CDS encoding AlkZ-related protein, whose translation MQIIKTFEEAFQFVMDRKVCTIFGSKGSPHPSLWDNTALSEKKPKAGGWSPKVMAVWDWKTRIPQTYPELVYYGKIKGGDAVMMEMQYFRETHYPASFKPVSDLDELAQQVYEFIRLEPAFTGLLRKRAIEQFGCTKSQFDTAIKKLQISLNIVRSNDPSLKNDFWLSMREVHLDLVNRYEINSSNEPAKDGRADR comes from the coding sequence ATGCAGATAATAAAAACATTTGAAGAAGCCTTTCAGTTCGTGATGGACCGTAAGGTTTGCACGATATTCGGCAGCAAAGGCTCACCACACCCATCGCTGTGGGACAATACGGCACTCTCTGAAAAAAAGCCGAAGGCGGGGGGATGGAGCCCGAAAGTCATGGCTGTTTGGGACTGGAAAACCCGCATTCCGCAGACCTACCCTGAATTGGTCTACTACGGAAAGATTAAAGGTGGCGATGCGGTGATGATGGAAATGCAATACTTCCGCGAAACGCATTACCCGGCCTCGTTTAAGCCGGTAAGCGATCTGGATGAACTTGCGCAGCAAGTCTACGAGTTCATTCGTTTGGAGCCTGCGTTCACCGGGCTACTGCGAAAGCGAGCCATTGAACAATTCGGTTGCACGAAGAGCCAGTTTGACACCGCGATCAAGAAACTACAGATCAGTCTCAACATCGTTCGCTCCAACGATCCGTCACTGAAGAATGATTTTTGGCTGAGCATGCGAGAGGTGCACTTGGACTTGGTCAACCGATACGAGATCAACTCATCGAACGAGCCAGCCAAAGACGGACGAGCAGATCGTTGA
- a CDS encoding nucleotidyltransferase domain-containing protein, with product MRFPYLRGVHLLPLVTVVGLDEGEQTVEKEGLYDGLEIDLVTHDAAKFFGLMLRRNGYVLEQIFSPLVVFATPEHDELKSIAADGITQHHAHHYLGFTARQWKLFAKDSPPRVKPLLYVYRVLLTGIHLMRTGQVEANLVTLSETAKLSYLDDLIAQKQTGPEKGTLQAADLDFHTREYERLTSELESAYEASKLPEMPSAHAALNDLLVRLWLARSMS from the coding sequence TTGAGATTTCCATACCTGCGCGGCGTACACCTGCTGCCGCTTGTGACCGTCGTCGGTCTCGATGAAGGCGAGCAAACCGTTGAAAAAGAAGGCCTGTATGATGGCCTGGAAATCGATCTCGTCACCCACGACGCGGCAAAGTTCTTTGGCTTAATGCTTCGTCGCAATGGTTACGTGCTTGAGCAGATCTTTTCACCGCTTGTGGTGTTCGCCACACCCGAGCATGACGAACTCAAGTCCATCGCAGCCGACGGCATCACACAGCATCACGCTCATCACTACCTCGGCTTCACGGCGAGGCAGTGGAAACTGTTCGCCAAGGATTCACCGCCGCGCGTCAAGCCGCTGCTGTACGTCTATCGTGTGCTGCTGACTGGCATCCATCTGATGCGGACCGGCCAAGTCGAAGCCAACCTCGTCACCTTAAGCGAAACCGCCAAGCTCAGTTATCTCGACGACCTCATCGCCCAAAAGCAAACCGGACCCGAGAAAGGAACGCTTCAAGCTGCCGATCTGGATTTCCACACCCGAGAATACGAGCGACTCACCTCCGAACTCGAGTCGGCCTACGAAGCCAGCAAACTTCCCGAGATGCCGTCGGCACACGCCGCACTCAACGATCTGCTCGTCCGTCTTTGGCTGGCTCGTTCGATGAGTTGA
- a CDS encoding sensor histidine kinase produces the protein MSREYHQLRQLATTGVFVGLVALLVSLAGGWLIAGKALAPIGRISRAAAAISASNLSERIDVSCMEVELSDLSCMINGAFDRLQRSFNRQTRFTADASHEMRTPISTILAQSQLALKRPRSDREYQEALEVIARAATRMKGVVDGLLTFARVDANQLSLNIELVDLSGIARDACDLLTTLVEQQRLTLTVNLTPVLVMGDRNRLGEAVVNLISNAVNYNQTGGAIEVTVAEASGLAKLVVADTGYGIPESDQPHVFERFYQVDQARSFVTGRGSGLGLAITKWIAEAHGGTVVLQESQEGSGSVFVFTTKAVGPNALGKKVDR, from the coding sequence ATGTCCCGCGAGTATCATCAGTTACGCCAACTCGCAACGACGGGAGTGTTTGTAGGGCTCGTCGCACTACTGGTCTCGCTCGCCGGCGGTTGGCTCATAGCGGGCAAGGCGTTGGCGCCAATCGGACGCATCAGCAGGGCCGCGGCTGCGATTTCGGCGTCAAATCTATCCGAACGAATCGACGTGTCTTGCATGGAAGTCGAGCTTTCTGATCTCTCTTGTATGATTAATGGCGCATTCGATCGTTTGCAGAGATCATTCAATCGACAGACGCGCTTTACGGCGGACGCTTCGCACGAAATGCGAACGCCAATTTCAACCATCCTGGCCCAGTCTCAATTGGCGCTAAAGCGCCCGAGATCTGATCGTGAGTATCAAGAAGCCCTGGAGGTGATTGCCCGTGCGGCAACTCGAATGAAGGGGGTCGTCGATGGCTTGCTCACGTTTGCACGCGTGGATGCAAATCAACTATCTCTCAATATCGAGCTAGTAGATCTCAGCGGTATCGCGAGGGATGCCTGCGACCTGCTAACGACGCTTGTCGAACAACAACGACTGACGCTCACTGTGAATCTGACGCCCGTGCTGGTCATGGGCGATCGAAATCGGCTCGGAGAGGCAGTCGTTAACCTGATATCAAATGCAGTCAACTATAATCAAACGGGTGGAGCGATAGAGGTGACGGTAGCGGAGGCATCCGGTTTGGCGAAGCTTGTCGTGGCGGATACTGGGTACGGTATTCCGGAATCGGACCAACCACATGTTTTTGAGCGGTTCTATCAAGTCGATCAGGCACGTTCGTTCGTGACCGGCCGAGGTAGTGGCTTAGGACTGGCGATTACCAAGTGGATTGCGGAAGCTCACGGCGGCACGGTGGTGCTTCAAGAAAGCCAAGAAGGAAGCGGATCAGTGTTCGTTTTCACAACAAAGGCCGTAGGCCCAAACGCCCTGGGCAAAAAAGTTGACAGATAA